The genomic region TTCTACCTGGCTGATTTTGACGCCGGACTCGCGGCGCGCCGAGGAAGAGTGAATAAACCGCAGCGGTTGGCCTGGCCCGGATACCACAATGCCAGCGTGGCCGGGCGTAGCAGACGTGGCCGCTGTGCCCGTAAACACCACAATATCGCCGCGGCGGGCCTGCTCCCGCGCTACGGGCCGGCCTACGGCAATAAGCAGCGCCGTGGAGTGCGGCATCGCCACCTTGAACTCCTGAAACACATACTGCACAAACCCCGAGCAGTCGAAGCCGGTGGCGGGGGTGTTGCCGGCGTAGCAGTAGTTGGTGCCCAGCTGGCGCATGGCAAACGTCACGACGCTGTCGGCGGTGGGCGTGGGGCGGGTGCTGGTTACCAGCGCTACCCGGTGCGTTGGCAGGGCCGTCTGGCTGTCGGAGTGGGGAGTAGACGCCAAGCGGGATGGCCAGGCGAAAACGCCTACCAGCAGGGCCGCCAGCGCGACAAAGGAAATCCAGACGTAGCGCATAGCAGAAGCAAGGTTGGTGGCTTCCCTAACGGTGGAGCTACCGGGGTGGTTTCCGCACGGCTGGCCGGCGGCTTGCAGCCCTGTACGTTTTTCGCCGTTCTTTGCCCCAACGATACCATCTCACTCATTTCCCTTTTCATGACCCATTCCCGTACCCGAGTGCTGCTGGCGCTGGTGCTGGGGCTGCTGCTGAGCCAGTTTGGCCCGGCCATGGCCGCCCCGGTGCTGCGCTACACGCTGGCGATGCCGGCACCCCAAACCCATTATTTTGAAGTCGAAACCAGCCTGAGCGGCTTCGGCAAGCCGTACACCGACCTGAAAATGCCGGTCTGGGCGCCTGGCTCATACCTGGTGCGCGAGTTTGCCCGCCACGTAGAAGGCTTCACGGCCCAAGCGGGCAGCGAGAACCTGCGCACCGAGAAGATTTCCAAGAACACCTGGCGCGTGTACCACCCCAAAGCCAGCAGCTTCACGGTGCGCTACAAGGTGTACGCCTACGAGCTGAGCGTGCGTACCAGCTTCCTGGATGCCGCCCACGGCTACGTAAACGGCACCAGTGTGTTCATGTATCCGGCTGAAAACCAGCAACTGTCCAGCACCCTGGAAGTGAAGCCCGCCACCGGCTGGACCCAGGTTTCGACCAGTCTCAAGCCGGCCGGTGCCCCCAATACCTTCCGTTCGGAGAGCTACGACGAGCTGGCCGATTCGCCCATTGAAATCGGCAACCAGAAGGTGCTAAGCTTTGAGGCCAACGGCACGCCGCACACGGTGGCCATGTTCGGGCAGGCCCCCAAGCTGGACGAAGCCAAATTGCTGGCCGACATGAAAAAGGTGTGCGAGGAAGCGCACCGCGTGGTGGGCAAGAATCCGCTGGACCGCTACGTGTTCATTGTGCACAACATCGACCGGGGTACGGGTGGCCTGGAGCACCTGTTCTCCACCACGCTGTCGGTGTCGCGCAATGCCTATGCTTCTGATGCCGGCTACAAGGGCTTCCTGGGCTTGGTGGCGCACGAGTATTTCCACCTCTGGAACGTGAAGCGGATCCGCCCCGTGACCCTCGGTCCGTTCGACTACGACAACGAAAACTACACGCACATGCTGTGGGTGAGCGAAGGCGGCACCAGCTACTTCGGCGACCTGATAGTGCAGCGCGCCGGCTTCGTGAGCGTGGACGACTACCTGGCTAGCACCAGCAACGGCATCACCCGCGTGGAAAACACGCCCGGCAACAAGCAGCAGTCGGCCGCTGAAAGCAGCTTCGACGCCTGGATCAAGGGCTACCGGCCCAACGAAAACTCCAGCAACACCGGCATCAGCTACTACGACAAGGGCGAGCTGATCGGGGCCGTGCTGGACCTGATGATCATCAACGAAACCAAGGGCCAGAAGCACCTCGACGACGTGATGCGCTACCTCTACGACGAGTACTACGTGCAGAAAAAGCGCGGCTTCACCGACGAGGAGTACCAAGCGGCCGTGGCCAAAATTGCTGGCCGCCGCTACGACGACTTCTTCCGCCGCTACGTCTACGGCACCGAAACCCTGCCCTACGCCACCGCCCTCGGCTACGCCGGCCTGAAGCTGGCCGTAACGCCAGCCACCGGCGAGCCGACCCTGGGCGCCAGCATCAGCAGTGCCAACGGCAAGTACACCGTGACCAGCACCAGCCGCGAAGGCAGCGCCTGGCAGGGCGGCCTGAACGTGAACGACGAAATCCTGGCCCTCGACGGCGCCCGCCTCACCACGGACCCCACTCAGCAACTGAGCAGCCGCGCCGCAGGCTCGGAGGTGAAAATGCTGGTGTCGCGCGACGGCCAGCTGCAGGAGCTGCGCTTTCCGCTGCTGGCCAGCACCATGCAGCGCTACCGCATCGAGCGGATGGAAAACCCCTCCGCCGACCAGAAAACGGTGCTGGCCAAGTGGCTGACGGTACGCTAATCAGCTGCACTTCACCTGGCGCACGTGTTTTTAGCACTGTGTCCGCGCCAGCCTAATGGCCTGCATCCAGGTAAAACCAAAGCCCCGTCTAACTTCCAGACGGGGCTTTTTTTGCATTTAGAACTTGCTGAAACCGGCCCAGGCAGTACAGATAGGCAATGAACTTTACTGAGCAAGAGGCTGCGTCAGGTCGAAATCGGCCTGGAAACGGAGCTGGCCGCCGCGCCGGAGCAGGTAGCTGAATGTTTTCTGGTCGTCGCTGATAACGGTTTCCCACTCGTTGGTGGCGGCAGCGGGCAACAGCTTGGCGGTGTAGTCGTCGGCCGGGAAGCTCTGGCGGGAAGGGGTGCCGCCGGGCTTGGCGTAGCCGCCGTACTGGGTGATGGAGTCGGGCGTGCCGTCGGGGTGTCGGTGGTCGTGCTTGAGCTGCAGGCCTTGGGATGCCCGCGTAAACACCCACGTCCGCGACTTATCCTCGCCCACCTGAAACGGCACCCGGATTTCGGTGTCCGAGCAACTTTGCACGCGCATCGTCAGCAGCTTGCCCGCAAACGGGTCTTTGCCATCGGCCGGAAACACCACTTTCCCGCGGTACGATTTGCTGCACAGCGCACTCAGGCGGCTGAAAAAGTCCGGTGCCGGCTGCGAAGTGGTAGCGGTGGTAGTGCAGCCCAACGTAAAGAGCAGCAACAGCAGAAACAGACGATTCATGGCGACGACTGGGAGAGAATGAGGTAATCAGCGGGTCTACATTTTACCCCCTGCCGGGCAAAGATGGCCCCGCAAAAATTGGAAGCCTGCCGTTTCAGAGGGGCATAGCAAAAGAAAATCGTCCCGCCTGAAGCTCAGACGGGACGATTTTCTCTTTAACGCAGGATGCTTACAGCGGCTGCACTCCCACGGCCGTGGCCACGTTCACGCGGCCCCAGCCGAAGCTGCTGCTGCGGGCGCTGCGGTTGGAACTGGCTGCCACCAGCCGGCTCATGATCTGGGCGCGGGTTTCGGTGGGGTAGCGCGCCCACACCAGCGCCGTGAGGCCGGCCATGCTGGCCGTGGCCACGCTGGAGCCGCCCACGGTGCTGGGCGCATCGCCGGACATGGCCAGCGTGAGCGGCCGCCGGTCGACGCTGGTGCGCTGCATCACTACTGTAAATTCCACGTCGGAGCCCACGTGGCACTCGTCGCAGCGGGTGGTGAGGTTGTCTTTTACGCCCGTGATGGCCACGGCTTCGGGCAGGGAGGCGGGGTAGATAACGCCCACCACCCCGGCGCTCCAGTCGAAGGAAGTACCGGCGGCGCAGAAAATCAGCTTGCCGCGGCCGTAAGCGTAGCGGATGGCGTCGGCCATCTGGCCGGAGCTGGTCAGGCGGCCCATGCTCATGCTGATGATGCGTACGGTGGCGCGGTTGCCGGCCAGAATGAAGGCATCAGACACGCCTTTCACTTCGCGGCTGGCATCCAGAAACACGTCTTCGGCGGCGCGCACCGTAATCAGGTTGGCGTTGTAGGCCATACCCACGGCAGCGCCGTCGGTGCCGCGTGGGGCGGCGCAGGCGCCGGCCATGCTGGTGCCGTGGCCGCAGCCATCGTTGGGCGTTTCCTGGTCGCCGTACGGAATGCCGAACAGGGTATTGCGCGGCATTGTCACGAGGCGCTCAATGGAGCGGCCCGAACTAAGACCCTGGTTAAAGGCCGAGCCGAGGTTTTCCTGCGCATCCGAGCTGCCCGAGTCGATGATGACCACCTTCACGCCCCGGCCGGTGCTCTGGCCCCAAGCGGTGCGCACGCCGTGGTACTGGTCGGCCTGGTTCCACGACGACTTGCTGCCGTTGCTGAGCACGGTGTAGTCGGCGCCGGCTACGAGGCCGGCAGTGGCGGTGTTGCTGCCGCAGCCGCTGCTGCTTAGCACCGCCGCACCTTTGTTGGCCGTGGGGCGGTTCGGCTCGTAGCCCATGGGCTCGGCGTAGCGCACCAGCCCCGAGGCCCGCAGCGCCTTGATGGTGCTTAGCTCCCGCACCGTCACGTCGAGCGTAGGCAGCACGGTTTCATCATAAGCAACCAAGTCAGCGGCAGTCAGCTCCGGATGGACTTTCTGCTCTTCGGCCAAGATGAGGTCCAGCACTTGGGCGCGGGCCTGCTGCCAGACTGCGTTGCTAGCAGCATCGGCGGGTAGCTGGCCAGAGAAGCTGGCTGGCTGGTAGCCTACCGACAGCACGTAGTCGGAGCGGCGCAGGGCGCTCCACACGGTGTGGGCGCTGGCCTGGTTCCAGTCGAACTTGCCGGTTTCGCGCAGCCGCGCCATGATCTGGTCGTCGAGCTGCTGGGTGGTTAGGGCCGCGGTGGGCTCGGCTTCGGACTGGGGAGCAGGCTGCTCGTCGGGCTGGCGCTGGCAGGCTGCCAGCAGCAGGGCCGCCAGCACCGCGCCGGACAGGATAGAAGTACGCATACGCTTGAGGGAATTTTGGTTGTGGAAAAAGAACGAGGTCTGAAGGGAAGAAAAATCTTCATTAAATGCAAGTATTCGGCTAGCCTAATTTTTTGAGGCGCCTCAGACTAGGCTGCGGAAACGCAAAAGCGCCTCACTAGCTGGTAGTGAGGCGCTTTCGACTGAAAGGCGGCAGCGGTGGCCGGACGCTAGGAGATACGCTTGAGCGCTACGTCGCGGACGGGCGTGATGACGAGCGGCACCTTCTCCACTTTCACGGAGCTAGTATCAAGACCGAAGTATTTGTCTTCCGACG from Hymenobacter canadensis harbors:
- a CDS encoding C40 family peptidase; protein product: MRYVWISFVALAALLVGVFAWPSRLASTPHSDSQTALPTHRVALVTSTRPTPTADSVVTFAMRQLGTNYCYAGNTPATGFDCSGFVQYVFQEFKVAMPHSTALLIAVGRPVAREQARRGDIVVFTGTAATSATPGHAGIVVSGPGQPLRFIHSSSARRESGVKISQVEGTDYERRFMQIRRVLQSNGAAE
- a CDS encoding M61 family metallopeptidase, producing MTHSRTRVLLALVLGLLLSQFGPAMAAPVLRYTLAMPAPQTHYFEVETSLSGFGKPYTDLKMPVWAPGSYLVREFARHVEGFTAQAGSENLRTEKISKNTWRVYHPKASSFTVRYKVYAYELSVRTSFLDAAHGYVNGTSVFMYPAENQQLSSTLEVKPATGWTQVSTSLKPAGAPNTFRSESYDELADSPIEIGNQKVLSFEANGTPHTVAMFGQAPKLDEAKLLADMKKVCEEAHRVVGKNPLDRYVFIVHNIDRGTGGLEHLFSTTLSVSRNAYASDAGYKGFLGLVAHEYFHLWNVKRIRPVTLGPFDYDNENYTHMLWVSEGGTSYFGDLIVQRAGFVSVDDYLASTSNGITRVENTPGNKQQSAAESSFDAWIKGYRPNENSSNTGISYYDKGELIGAVLDLMIINETKGQKHLDDVMRYLYDEYYVQKKRGFTDEEYQAAVAKIAGRRYDDFFRRYVYGTETLPYATALGYAGLKLAVTPATGEPTLGASISSANGKYTVTSTSREGSAWQGGLNVNDEILALDGARLTTDPTQQLSSRAAGSEVKMLVSRDGQLQELRFPLLASTMQRYRIERMENPSADQKTVLAKWLTVR
- a CDS encoding S8 family peptidase: MRTSILSGAVLAALLLAACQRQPDEQPAPQSEAEPTAALTTQQLDDQIMARLRETGKFDWNQASAHTVWSALRRSDYVLSVGYQPASFSGQLPADAASNAVWQQARAQVLDLILAEEQKVHPELTAADLVAYDETVLPTLDVTVRELSTIKALRASGLVRYAEPMGYEPNRPTANKGAAVLSSSGCGSNTATAGLVAGADYTVLSNGSKSSWNQADQYHGVRTAWGQSTGRGVKVVIIDSGSSDAQENLGSAFNQGLSSGRSIERLVTMPRNTLFGIPYGDQETPNDGCGHGTSMAGACAAPRGTDGAAVGMAYNANLITVRAAEDVFLDASREVKGVSDAFILAGNRATVRIISMSMGRLTSSGQMADAIRYAYGRGKLIFCAAGTSFDWSAGVVGVIYPASLPEAVAITGVKDNLTTRCDECHVGSDVEFTVVMQRTSVDRRPLTLAMSGDAPSTVGGSSVATASMAGLTALVWARYPTETRAQIMSRLVAASSNRSARSSSFGWGRVNVATAVGVQPL